One window of the Onychostoma macrolepis isolate SWU-2019 chromosome 21, ASM1243209v1, whole genome shotgun sequence genome contains the following:
- the slc3a2b gene encoding solute carrier family 3 member 2b, with product MSKDTEVDMKDVELNEVEQEKQPMTEGEAGNNYAISPVSEKNGIVKLKIPEEESKFTGLTKEELMRVAGTPGWVKVRWALLILFWLGWLGMLAGAIAIIIQAPRCKPLPEMNWWNYGPLYQIGDVNSFTESSKLMGVAENVQTMDELKMKGLIIGPIHVSSADEPEKLKLTEISEEAGDLTQFQEVIKAAHKRGISVVLDLTPNYKGKEPWFADAVSTVVKLESALVHWLKEGVDGFLFYGVEKVSTAAPTLWEDVRVLIHNHTDSVGKRKKVLIGVTEQSSPDDIVAVLNKTGVDMLLTDALRSTSALDVANTVDRLYSAYGQTRLAWNIGGRIAGHLASLVGLAKVKLSQLLLLTLPGTPVFNYGDEIGLQDEGTKNPIMVWGDSKENMTEDKGEMTTFRNFFKSVSEKRSKERSLQHGEYLPLFNSTSAMAYVRSWDQNERYLIALNWHSTETVTLQLKHAEIPEHATIVFSTTGDKVDDVLNLAQLEVKPEQGLILKFPYTP from the exons ATGAGCAAGGATACTGAAGTGGATATGAAAGATGTGGAGCTCAATGAGGTGGAGCAGGAGAAGCAGCCCATGACAGAGGGGGAGGCTGGAAATAATTATGCCATCTCTCCTGTATCCGAGAAGAATGGCATTGTAAAGTTGAAGATTCCAGAGGAGGAGAGCAAATTCACTGGGTTAACCAAAGAAGAGTTAATGAGAGTAGCTGGAACACCAGG GTGGGTTAAAGTTCGTTGGGCACTCCTGATCCTGTTCTGGCTTGGTTGGCTGGGCATGCTAGCTGGTGCGATTGCCATCATTATTCAAGCTCCTCGATGCAAGCCCCTCCCTGAGATGAACTGGTGGAACTATGGACCTCTGTACCAGATTGGAGATGTGAACTCCTTTACGGAGTCTTCAAAGTTGATGG GTGTGGCTGAAAATGTTCAGACGATGGATGAGTTGAAGATGAAGGGTCTGATCATTGGCCCGATCCATGTGTCCAGTGCTGATGAGCCTGAGAAACTGAAATTGACTGAGATTTCTGAAGAGGCTGGTGATCTGACACAGTTTCAAGAAGTCATTAAGGCTGCACACAAGAGAG GTATCTCTGTTGTTTTGGACCTGACCCCTAACTACAAAGGCAAAGAGCCCTGGTTTGCCGATGCTGTCAGCACTGTGGTCAAACTGGAG TCTGCTCTGGTGCATTGGCTAAAAGAAGGTGTAGATGGATTCCTCTTCTACGGTGTTGAGAAGGTGTCCACTGCAGCCCCGACCCTTTGGGAGGATGTCAGAGTCCTTATCCACAACCACACGGATTCAGTGGGAAAAAGGAAAAA GGTCTTAATTGGTGTTACGGAACAGTCCTCTCCTGATGACATTGTTGCGGTGTTGAACAAAACTGGTGTGGACATGCTCCTCACTGATGCTTTAAGATCCACATCTGCTCTGGATGTTGCCAATACTGTTGATCGCTTGTATTCCGCTTACGGTCAGACCAGACTGGCTTGGAACATAGGTGGGCGTATTGCTGGACACCTGGCTTCATTGGTGGGGCTTGCCAAAGTCAAGTTGAGTCAGCTGCTGCTTCTCACTCTACCAGGCACACCGGTGTTTAATTATGGGGATGAGATTGGACTGCAAGATGAG GGGACCAAAAATCCAATAATGGTATGGGGTGACTCTAAAGAAAATATGACAGAG gACAAGGGTGAAATGACCACTTTCCGTAATTTCTTCAAGTCTGTGAGTGAAAAAAGGTCGAAAGAGCGCTCTTTGCAGCACGGAGAATACTTGCCTTTGTTCAACTCAACCTCTGCCATGGCCTATGTGCGAAGCTGGGACCAGAATGAACGCTACCTTATTGCACTCAACTGGCACTCGACAGAAACTGTCACTCTTCAGCTGAAGCATGCTGAGATTCCTGAACATGCTACAATAGTGTTCAGTACTACTGGTGATAAAGTTGATGATGTGCTTAACCTTGCACAACTAGAGGTGAAGCCAGAACAAGGTTTAATACTGAAGTTTCCTTACACTCCCTAA
- the calm3b gene encoding calmodulin 3b (phosphorylase kinase, delta), with product MADQLTEEQIAEFKEAFSLFDKDGDGTITTKELGTVMRSLGQNPTEAELQDMINEVDADGNGTIDFPEFLTMMARKMKDTDSEEEIREAFRVFDKDGNGYISAAELRHVMTNLGEKLTDEEVDEMIREADIDGDGQVNYEEFVQMMTAK from the exons ATG GCTGATCAGCTAACAGAGGAGCAGATTGCTG AATTCAAGGAGGCCTTCTCCTTATTTGACAAAGACGGTGATGGCACCATCACTACTAAAGAGTTAGGGACTGTCATGCGGTCTTTGGGCCAGAATCCTACAGAGGCAGAGCTTCAGGATATGATCAATGAAGTTGATGCTGATG GCAATGGAACAATTGATTTCCCAGAGTTCCTTACTATGATGGCCAGGAAGATGAAGGACACGGACAGCGAGGAGGAGATCAGAGAAGCATTCAGAGTTTTCGATAAG GATGGAAATGGTTATATCAGTGCAGCAGAGTTGCGTCATGTCATGACAAATCTGGGGGAGAAGCTTACAGACGAGGAAGTGGATGAGATGATCCGGGAGGCAGATATTGATGGTGACGGCCAGGTCAACTATGAAG AGTTTGTCCAGATGATGACGGCAAAGTAA
- the bscl2 gene encoding seipin isoform X2, with the protein MSKEGKTPLPAVGGLTGRQRDSEGLPTMGAAMGPLLLWLQDVAAVTLLRARRTLLRAAILFCVLVLLLWVSIFLYGSFYYSYMPSVSYSTPVHFYYRTDCDASDSVLCSFPMANISLLKNGRDQVMMSGQAYRISLELEMPESPVNEQLGMFMVKMSCYTTHGTVVQSVARSTMLHYRSNLLHTMNTLLFSPLLLTGVTEQKQLIEVELYPDFKSDLYQPAVGAVIEIQSRRVQIYSAQLRIHAYFTGIRYLLYNFPVMSAIVGVASNFTFLSVIVLFSYLQFIWGGLYPPEQVRVKVMMGDSTRLQQRREEARKRMHSSASTPIMTYARDSSEAASPPKQTVRNKGELDTPTAIGTEDLNHLQEDEAGFFDE; encoded by the exons ATGAGTAAAGAGGGAAAGACCCCTTTGCCTGCAGTGGGGGGGCTGACGGGCAGACAGCGTGACAGCGAAGGATTGCCCACTATGGGCGCAGCAATGGGGCCATTGCTGCTTTGGCTCCAGGATGTGGCAGCGGTGACCCTTCTAAGAGCTCGCAGGACGCTTCTAAGGGCCGCCATCCTGTTCTGTGTCCTGGTGCTCCTTCTGTGGGTCTCCATCTTCCTGTATGGAAGCTTCTACTATTCCTACATGCCCAGTGTCAGCTACTCCACACCAGTGCACTTCTACTACAG GACAGATTGTGATGCTTCAGATTCAGTTCTCTGTTCTTTCCCCATGGCTAACATCTCACTTTTGAAGAATGGAAGAGACCAG GTGATGATGTCTGGTCAGGCCTACAGGATCTCTCTGGAGCTGGAAATGCCTGAATCTCCTGTTAATGAACAGCTTGGCATGTTCATGGTCAAAATGTCTTGCTATACCACTCATGGGACGGTCGTTCAGTCAGTGGCCCGCTCA ACGATGCTGCACTACCGCTCTAATCTGCTGCATACCATGAACACGCTGCTCTTCTCACCCCTCCTGCTCACAGGTGTGACTGAGCAAAAGCAGCTCATCGAGGTGGAGCTCTACCCAGATTTCAAATCAGACCTT TACCAGCCTGCTGTTGGTGCTGTGATCGAGATTCAGTCCCGCAGAGTCCAGATTTATTCTGCCCAGCTCAGAATCCATGCCTACTTCACTGGCATTAG ATACCTCCTGTATAATTTCCCTGTGATGTCTGCAATCGTTGGGGTGGCGAGTAACTTCACCTTCCTCAGTGTCATTGTGCTCTTCAGTTACCTGCAGTTCATCTGGGGAGGGCTCTATCCCCCCGAGCAGGTCAGAGTGAAG GTGATGATGGGAGACTCGACACGACTTCAGCAGAGGAGGGAAGAAGCACGTAAACGTATGCACTCATCTGCCAGCACTCCTA TCATGACATATGCAAGAGATAGCAGTGAAGCAGCAAGTCCACCAAAACAAACAGTTCGAAACAAAG GTGAGTTGGACACTCCTACTGCGATTGGGACAGAGGACCTGAATCACCTGCAAGAGgatgaagctg gattctttgatgaatag
- the gng3 gene encoding guanine nucleotide-binding protein G(I)/G(S)/G(O) subunit gamma-3 — MKGDTPVNSTMSVGQARKLVEQLKIEASFCRIKVSKAAADLMAYCDAHACEDPLITPVPTSENPFREKKFFCALL, encoded by the exons aTGAAAGGAGACACCCCTGTGAACAGCACCATGAGCGTCGGTCAGGCCAGGAAGCTGGTGGAACAGCTGAAAATTGAAGCCAGTTTTTGTCGAATCAAG GTGTCTAAGGCAGCGGCGGACTTGATGGCCTACTGTGATGCCCATGCATGTGAGGACCCTCTCATCACCCCTGTGCCCACTTCAGAAAACCCGTTCAGGGAGAAAAAGTTCTTCTGTGCTCTGCTCTGA
- the banf1 gene encoding barrier-to-autointegration factor: MSSTSQKHKDFVAEPMGEKSVMALAGIGEVLGRRLEEKGFDKAYVVLGQFLVLRKDEELFREWLKDTCGANVKQQGDCYSCLREWCDSFL, translated from the exons ATGTCGTCGacatcacaaaaacacaaggACTTTGTGGCAGAGCCCATGGGGGAGAAGTCTGTGATGGCACTAGCAGGAATCGGTGAAGTTCTTGGAAGGAGATTGGAAGAGAAGGGCTTTGACAAG gcatatgttgttctaggaCAGTTCCTGGTGCTGAGGAAAGATGAGGAGTTGTTTCGGGAATGGTTGAAGGATACGTGTGGAGCCAACGTCAAACAGCAAGGCGATTGTTATAGCTGTCTGAGAGAGTGGTGTGACTCTTTCCTGTAG
- the bscl2 gene encoding seipin isoform X1: protein MSKEGKTPLPAVGGLTGRQRDSEGLPTMGAAMGPLLLWLQDVAAVTLLRARRTLLRAAILFCVLVLLLWVSIFLYGSFYYSYMPSVSYSTPVHFYYRTDCDASDSVLCSFPMANISLLKNGRDQVMMSGQAYRISLELEMPESPVNEQLGMFMVKMSCYTTHGTVVQSVARSTMLHYRSNLLHTMNTLLFSPLLLTGVTEQKQLIEVELYPDFKSDLYQPAVGAVIEIQSRRVQIYSAQLRIHAYFTGIRYLLYNFPVMSAIVGVASNFTFLSVIVLFSYLQFIWGGLYPPEQVRVKVMMGDSTRLQQRREEARKRMHSSASTPIMTYARDSSEAASPPKQTVRNKGELDTPTAIGTEDLNHLQEDEAAQDSSTDDAPIFLEAPHIAETHLSEEDPDHEQRPAGMGNGTQDEETAQLQSSDTSLRQRHGPWMRL, encoded by the exons ATGAGTAAAGAGGGAAAGACCCCTTTGCCTGCAGTGGGGGGGCTGACGGGCAGACAGCGTGACAGCGAAGGATTGCCCACTATGGGCGCAGCAATGGGGCCATTGCTGCTTTGGCTCCAGGATGTGGCAGCGGTGACCCTTCTAAGAGCTCGCAGGACGCTTCTAAGGGCCGCCATCCTGTTCTGTGTCCTGGTGCTCCTTCTGTGGGTCTCCATCTTCCTGTATGGAAGCTTCTACTATTCCTACATGCCCAGTGTCAGCTACTCCACACCAGTGCACTTCTACTACAG GACAGATTGTGATGCTTCAGATTCAGTTCTCTGTTCTTTCCCCATGGCTAACATCTCACTTTTGAAGAATGGAAGAGACCAG GTGATGATGTCTGGTCAGGCCTACAGGATCTCTCTGGAGCTGGAAATGCCTGAATCTCCTGTTAATGAACAGCTTGGCATGTTCATGGTCAAAATGTCTTGCTATACCACTCATGGGACGGTCGTTCAGTCAGTGGCCCGCTCA ACGATGCTGCACTACCGCTCTAATCTGCTGCATACCATGAACACGCTGCTCTTCTCACCCCTCCTGCTCACAGGTGTGACTGAGCAAAAGCAGCTCATCGAGGTGGAGCTCTACCCAGATTTCAAATCAGACCTT TACCAGCCTGCTGTTGGTGCTGTGATCGAGATTCAGTCCCGCAGAGTCCAGATTTATTCTGCCCAGCTCAGAATCCATGCCTACTTCACTGGCATTAG ATACCTCCTGTATAATTTCCCTGTGATGTCTGCAATCGTTGGGGTGGCGAGTAACTTCACCTTCCTCAGTGTCATTGTGCTCTTCAGTTACCTGCAGTTCATCTGGGGAGGGCTCTATCCCCCCGAGCAGGTCAGAGTGAAG GTGATGATGGGAGACTCGACACGACTTCAGCAGAGGAGGGAAGAAGCACGTAAACGTATGCACTCATCTGCCAGCACTCCTA TCATGACATATGCAAGAGATAGCAGTGAAGCAGCAAGTCCACCAAAACAAACAGTTCGAAACAAAG GTGAGTTGGACACTCCTACTGCGATTGGGACAGAGGACCTGAATCACCTGCAAGAGgatgaagctg CTCAGGACTCCTCTACAGATGACGCTCCCATTTTCCTTGAGGCTCCTCATATTGCAGAGACCCATTTGAGCGAGGAGGACCCAGATCATGAGCAGAGGCCAGCAGGAATGGGAAATGGGACTCAAGATGAAGAAACTGCTCAACTGCAGTCCTCAGACACCAGCCTTAGACAAAGGCATGGACCCTGGATGAGGCTCTGA